In Juglans regia cultivar Chandler chromosome 13, Walnut 2.0, whole genome shotgun sequence, the following proteins share a genomic window:
- the LOC108997303 gene encoding pentatricopeptide repeat-containing protein At2g17210, translating into MRSPTIQSVSKVPNWLSRIEVSSSDGKWERVLFHYREMKNSGVSIADPSIFPSILKACSFLSFRRGKSIHAGLIKQGFEWFTSVGNSTLDFYLKCGDLGSSLGVFNRLRSRDSVSWNIMVHGFLVQGSLQEGLQWFLNARVAGFEPNTSTLVLVIQACQRLRAKLEIMKVHGYIIQAGFLTIGSVQNSMLSAYAEDDMESAQRMFDEMCDKDVISWSVMIGGYVRSEEAEIGLQVFLEMVSEVGIELDGMVMVSVLKACTSLGDWIMGTVIHGLVISRGFGFDLYIGNSLIDMYSKCYDADSAFKVFNEISQRNNVSWNSILSGFVLNKKHLEALSLVYSMVKEGIEADEVTLVNILQACKFFVQPFLCKSVHCVIMRRGYESNELVLNSLIDAYAKCNLVELAWELFDGMERRDVVSWSTMIAGFNYCGRTDEAIAVFHQMTLAQEKLNVVTIINLLEACSTSAELRRSRWAHGISIRSGLNAQVAVGTAIVEMYSKCGAIEDSRKAFEQISERNVVSWSAMIAACGMNGFAREALALLTEMKQEGVEPNAVTALSVLSACSHGGLVEEGLSFFSSMVQDHGVEPGLEHYSCMVDMLGRAGKLDIAMDLISKIPEGFEAGASVWGALLSACRSHGNSELGAGAISHLLELEPLNSSGYLLASNMFASNGLWMNAARMRRLVKEREVRVVAGYSLVHVNNRACKFLAGERYHPQAGEIRSLVDHLHCCMKIDENLPIIECCS; encoded by the coding sequence ATGCGCTCCCCAACCATTCAGTCGGTATCAAAGGTCCCTAATTGGCTATCAAGAATCGAAGTGTCATCATCTGATGGGAAATGGGAAAGAGTACTTTTCCACTATCGTGAAATGAAGAACTCCGGCGTTAGCATAGCTGACCCTTCGATTTTCCCTTCCATTCTTAAAGCATGTTCATTCCTCTCCTTTAGACGTGGAAAGTCCATCCATGCAGGTCTGATCAAGCAGGGCTTTGAATGGTTCACTTCGGTTGGCAACTCCACCTTGGATTTCTACCTGAAATGTGGAGACCTGGGTTCTTCATTGGGCGTGTTTAACCGCCTGAGGAGCAGAGATTCAGTTTCTTGGAACATAATGGTACATGGGTTTTTAGTTCAgggatctttacaagaagggttGCAGTGGTTTTTGAATGCAAGGGTTGCTGGGTTTGAGCCTAATACTTCCACCTTGGTGCTTGTTATACAGGCTTGTCAAAGACTTAGAGCTAAACTTGAGATAATGAAAGTACATGGGTACATAATTCAGGCTGGATTTCTGACCATTGGTTCAGTTCAGAACTCAATGTTGAGTGCGTATGCGGAGGATGACATGGAGAGTGCGCAGAGAATGTTTGACGAAATGTGTGACAAAGATGTTATCTCTTGGAGCGTGATGATTGGTGGTTATGTTAGAAGTGAGGAAGCTGAGATTGGCTTGCAGGTATTTTTGGAGATGGTATCTGAGGTTGGCATTGAGCTTGACGGTATGGTTATGGTGAGTGTCCTTAAAGCCTGCACTAGTTTGGGGGACTGGATTATGGGAACTGTGATTCACGGGTTAGTGATCAGTAGAGGTTTTGGGTTTGATCTTTATATTGGGAATTCTTTAATCGATATGTATTCAAAGTGTTATGATGCTGATTCTGCCTTCAAAGTCTTCAATGAGATATCTCAGAGAAACAACGTCTCATGGAATTCTATTTTGTCTGGATTTGTCCTAAATAAGAAGCATTTGGAAGCTCTATCGCTGGTTTATTCGATGGTGAAGGAAGGAATCGAGGCAGATGAGGTGACTCTTGTCAATATTCTTCAGGCATGCAAGTTTTTTGTGCAACCATTTCTGTGCAAGTCCGTCCACTGTGTAATAATGCGGCGGGGATATGAATCAAATGAACTGGTCCTAAATTCTCTAATTGATGCTTATGCAAAATGCAATCTTGTTGAGCTGGCGTGGGAACTTTTTGATGGGATGGAGAGAAGAGACGTGGTTTCTTGGAGTACCATGATTGCGGGGTTCAACTATTGTGGCAGAACTGATGAAGCAATAGCTGTTTTCCATCAGATGACCCTTGCACAAGAGAAGCTCAATGTTGTTACCATCATCAATCTTCTCGAGGCCTGTTCAACTTCAGCTGAACTGAGAAGGTCGAGGTGGGCTCATGGAATCTCAATTCGAAGTGGCTTGAACGCACAAGTGGCAGTTGGGACTGCAATTGTCGAGATGTACTCAAAGTGCGGTGCGATAGAAGACTCAAGGAAGGCCTTTGAACAAATTTCTGAAAGGAATGTTGTTTCATGGAGCGCCATGATAGCGGCATGTGGCATGAATGGTTTTGCTCGTGAAGCCTTAGCTTTGCTCACTGAAATGAAACAAGAGGGAGTGGAGCCAAATGCTGTGACAGCTCTTTCGGTGCTATCTGCTTGTAGTCATGGCGGGTTAGTTGAAGAGGGGCTCTCTTTCTTCAGTTCGATGGTTCAAGATCACGGGGTTGAGCCTGGGTTGGAACATTATTCATGCATGGTCGACATGTTGGGTCGGGCAGGAAAACTTGATATTGCAATGGATTTAATCAGCAAGATTCCTGAAGGTTTTGAGGCTGGTGCAAGTGTTTGGGGGGCACTTTTGAGTGCTTGTCGAAGCCATGGGAACAGTGAGCTTGGTGCGGGAGCTATCTCCCATCTTCTTGAGCTGGAGCCATTGAATTCCTCAGGTTATTTGCTTGCATCGAACATGTTTGCATCAAATGGATTATGGATGAATGCGGCGAGGATGAGAAGGTTGGTGAAGGAGAGAGAGGTGAGGGTTGTTGCTGGTTACAGCTTGGTGCATGTTAACAACAGGGCATGTAAATTTTTAGCTGGGGAAAGGTACCACCCACAAGCCGGTGAAATACGTAGTTTAGTTGACCATCTGCATTGTTGTATGAAGATTGATGAGAATTTACCAATCATTGAATGCTGCAGTTAA